In a single window of the Streptomyces sp. CGMCC 4.7035 genome:
- the sucD gene encoding succinate--CoA ligase subunit alpha — protein MAIFLTKESKVIVQGMTGSEGQKHTKRMLASGTNIVGGVNPRKAGQTVDFDGTEIPVFGSVAEAIEKTGADVTVIFVPEKFTKDAVVEAIDAEIPLAVVITEGIAVHDTAAFWAYAGKKGNKTRIIGPNCPGLITPGQSNAGIIPADITKPGRIGLVSKSGTLTYQMMYELRDIGFSTCVGIGGDPIIGTTHIDALKAFQDDPDTDLIVMIGEIGGDAEERAAAFIKENVTKPVVGYVAGFTAPEGKTMGHAGAIVSGSSGTAQAKKEALEAAGVKVGKTPTETAKLAREILAG, from the coding sequence ATGGCTATCTTCCTCACCAAGGAATCCAAGGTCATCGTCCAGGGCATGACCGGCTCCGAGGGCCAGAAGCACACCAAGCGCATGCTGGCCTCCGGCACGAACATCGTCGGTGGCGTGAACCCGCGCAAGGCGGGCCAGACCGTCGACTTCGACGGCACGGAGATCCCGGTGTTCGGCTCGGTGGCCGAGGCCATCGAGAAGACCGGCGCCGACGTCACGGTCATCTTCGTCCCGGAGAAGTTCACCAAGGACGCGGTCGTCGAGGCCATCGACGCCGAGATCCCGCTCGCGGTCGTCATCACCGAGGGCATCGCGGTGCACGACACGGCCGCCTTCTGGGCGTACGCGGGCAAGAAGGGCAACAAGACCCGCATCATCGGCCCGAACTGCCCCGGCCTGATCACCCCCGGTCAGTCGAACGCCGGCATCATCCCGGCCGACATCACCAAGCCGGGCCGCATCGGCCTGGTCTCGAAGTCCGGCACGCTGACGTACCAGATGATGTACGAGCTGCGTGACATCGGCTTCTCGACCTGTGTCGGCATCGGCGGTGACCCGATCATCGGCACCACGCACATCGACGCGCTGAAGGCGTTCCAGGACGACCCCGACACCGACCTGATCGTGATGATCGGTGAGATCGGCGGCGACGCCGAGGAGCGGGCCGCGGCCTTCATCAAGGAGAACGTGACCAAGCCGGTCGTCGGCTACGTCGCGGGCTTCACCGCCCCCGAGGGCAAGACCATGGGTCACGCGGGCGCCATCGTCTCCGGTTCGTCGGGCACCGCCCAGGCGAAGAAGGAGGCGCTGGAGGCGGCGGGCGTGAAGGTCGGCAAGACGCCGACCGAGACCGCCAAGCTCGCGCGCGAGATCCTGGCCGGCTGA